One region of Mucilaginibacter sp. 14171R-50 genomic DNA includes:
- a CDS encoding PleD family two-component system response regulator, with amino-acid sequence MAKKILVIEDDKDIRDTVTFALESEGYEVISSENSRILKFIDQHKPDLILLDNWLTEWKSDASGQQLSYELKSDPKTSHIPVIIVSAVSNVAEIAKAGLSDGYLKKPFDLEELNAIVKKHI; translated from the coding sequence ATGGCTAAGAAAATTTTAGTTATTGAGGATGATAAGGATATCAGGGACACTGTAACCTTTGCTCTTGAAAGCGAGGGATATGAAGTGATATCATCTGAAAATTCGAGGATTTTAAAATTTATAGACCAGCATAAACCCGACCTGATACTGTTAGATAACTGGCTTACCGAATGGAAAAGCGACGCCAGCGGCCAGCAATTAAGCTACGAATTAAAATCTGATCCTAAAACAAGCCACATACCTGTAATCATTGTGTCTGCGGTAAGCAACGTAGCCGAAATTGCAAAAGCCGGCTTGTCTGATGGTTATCTTAAAAAACCTTTCGATCTGGAGGAACTGAACGCCATTGTAAAGAAACATATTTAA
- a CDS encoding TonB-dependent receptor domain-containing protein: protein MKYLYKGLLLAAFTAGVYNVQAQNTKKDTLKLDSVIIKESRAKSLPDVSGTTIFAGKKTNIIYANPGKANLAANLARTLFAQTPGINAWEMDGAGLQINIGTRGTDMHRSIETNMRQNGYNTNSDIFGYPENHYNLPFQAIGEVQYVRGSAALQFGSQFGGMVNFKIKEPDTSKAFTFESEQTAGSNRFFNSYNAVGGKVSKISYYAYYDMRSGDGWRPDAAFNYRAYYANIKYQFNDKGSLAVQFSRSDYVQQIAGGLTDAQFEANHRQSNRFRNFFNPEINIPAILFNYNFSKNTRLEVTSHALIGQRNSVQFIAPSNVNDTLNTTLKTFNPRQVDRDYYDAFTTEARIAHTYKLGNQQSTLSAGIRYFTQLTKRRQKGVGTTATDFDLSLVKDYGIDLRLKTRNYAVFAENLFKITDKFSVTPGARFEVINTDMGGLVANRAVPVSYKDNRSFPLFGTGLQYQVTNSSQLYGNLSQAYRPYIYAAVTPADQLTIVDPNMKDSKGYDADLGYRGHIKSVFSFDINAFYVYYGDRPGTLITTDASNVNHLYLTNIGNAVTKGIEAYTEVSLIRSFNPLSGSDLRLFNTLAYTHGRYTSGSISVNGVNNSLKGKKIEGTPEWTNRTGLTYLSGHITSSLILSYVGNNFSDANNTTFNPTGASGIVPAYKVVDWAFNYNFLKNYHVTFNVNNILNEKYFTRRINMYPGPGILPADGTSFNVGLGLKL, encoded by the coding sequence ATGAAATATTTATACAAAGGGCTGCTGCTTGCTGCATTTACAGCGGGCGTTTACAATGTGCAGGCCCAAAACACAAAAAAGGATACCCTTAAACTCGACAGTGTTATCATTAAAGAGTCGCGGGCTAAAAGCTTACCCGATGTAAGCGGCACTACTATTTTTGCTGGCAAAAAAACCAATATTATTTATGCCAACCCCGGCAAGGCTAACCTTGCAGCTAACCTGGCACGCACACTGTTTGCACAAACACCGGGTATTAACGCCTGGGAAATGGACGGCGCCGGTTTGCAGATAAACATTGGTACCCGCGGCACTGATATGCACCGCTCCATTGAAACCAACATGCGCCAAAACGGTTATAATACCAACTCGGATATATTTGGCTACCCCGAAAACCACTACAACCTGCCGTTTCAGGCTATTGGCGAGGTGCAATATGTGCGCGGCTCGGCAGCATTACAATTTGGCAGCCAGTTTGGCGGGATGGTGAACTTTAAGATAAAAGAACCCGATACCTCTAAGGCATTTACTTTTGAAAGCGAACAGACCGCCGGATCGAACCGCTTTTTTAACTCGTACAATGCCGTTGGCGGCAAGGTGAGCAAGATAAGCTATTACGCTTACTATGATATGCGGAGCGGCGATGGCTGGCGGCCCGACGCGGCATTTAATTACCGCGCTTATTACGCTAATATCAAATATCAGTTTAATGATAAAGGCAGCCTGGCGGTCCAGTTCTCGCGGTCGGACTACGTTCAGCAAATTGCCGGTGGTTTAACCGATGCGCAGTTTGAGGCCAACCACAGGCAATCTAACAGGTTCCGTAACTTTTTCAATCCCGAAATAAACATACCGGCTATTTTGTTCAACTATAATTTCAGTAAAAACACCCGGCTTGAAGTTACCTCGCATGCGCTGATAGGCCAGCGTAACAGCGTGCAGTTCATCGCGCCGTCAAACGTAAACGATACATTGAACACCACGCTCAAAACCTTTAACCCCCGCCAGGTCGACCGCGATTACTACGATGCCTTTACAACCGAAGCCCGTATTGCGCACACGTATAAATTGGGCAACCAGCAAAGCACCTTAAGCGCAGGGATACGCTACTTTACCCAGCTGACCAAGCGCCGCCAAAAAGGTGTTGGCACAACCGCTACAGATTTTGACCTTAGCCTGGTTAAAGATTACGGTATAGACCTTAGATTAAAGACCCGGAACTACGCTGTATTTGCCGAAAACCTTTTTAAAATAACCGACAAATTTTCGGTTACGCCGGGCGCACGCTTTGAGGTTATCAATACCGATATGGGCGGCCTTGTTGCCAACCGTGCAGTACCGGTATCATATAAAGACAATCGTAGTTTTCCGCTGTTTGGCACGGGCCTGCAGTACCAGGTAACCAATAGCAGCCAGCTATATGGTAACTTGTCCCAAGCTTACCGCCCGTACATTTACGCGGCAGTTACCCCGGCAGACCAGCTAACCATTGTTGACCCTAACATGAAGGATAGCAAAGGCTACGACGCCGACCTGGGTTACCGCGGCCACATCAAATCGGTATTCAGCTTTGATATTAATGCCTTTTATGTTTACTACGGCGACCGCCCGGGCACGCTTATCACTACCGATGCCTCAAACGTAAACCACCTGTATTTAACCAACATAGGCAACGCGGTAACCAAAGGTATCGAAGCTTATACCGAGGTATCGCTCATCAGGTCGTTCAACCCGCTATCAGGAAGCGATCTGCGCCTTTTTAATACATTGGCTTATACCCACGGCAGATACACCAGTGGTTCTATTAGTGTTAACGGCGTCAACAATAGCTTAAAAGGCAAAAAAATTGAAGGCACCCCCGAGTGGACCAACCGCACCGGCCTTACCTATTTAAGCGGGCATATTACCAGCAGCCTGATATTAAGCTACGTTGGCAACAACTTCAGTGATGCCAACAACACCACTTTTAACCCAACCGGTGCAAGTGGTATAGTACCCGCCTATAAGGTAGTAGATTGGGCGTTTAACTATAATTTTCTTAAAAACTACCACGTTACCTTTAATGTAAACAATATCCTGAACGAGAAATACTTTACCCGCAGGATAAATATGTACCCCGGCCCCGGTATTTTACCTGCCGACGGCACATCGTTTAATGTAGGATTGGGGTTAAAGCTGTAG
- a CDS encoding alkaline phosphatase family protein — protein sequence MLFYLVDGAHSEVLPELIEQGLLPNIKRIIDEGTYRKATTCFPSTTGPAYLPFLTGHFPGTMDITGIRWFDKKEFKRTRFNKLAMRSYCGPEAAWFNTDMPADKPTLFELMGESYNVYNMITRNVPDEYDLGKKGKGLMYMRAHFKLRHHPVDVQGHQRIMEMLNSGKDFDFLFAVFPSVDWDSHYHHIRDARTVEAYKIADNSLGEVRAKLEEQGKWDDTLFVMTSDHGLTPTTKHLDLADWMTDHGLKSVYYPVIWKSNPKCAVMISGNSFGSIHFLNHPGDYVLRETEIMEAMGAERLQLLLNEDAVDFAIYRGDEEQTFIVHNKQGKAKIAVKDNVFTYEPVTADVLRYAGRVKATGHRAILKATFNTDYPDAVFQIYQLFQSRRAGDIVISASLGHDLRDFWEYPEHKGSHGSLHRYHMHVPMIYNQKGWNTDPMRTADLFDSILKWKGITPASSEGEPLF from the coding sequence GTGCTTTTTTATTTAGTTGACGGCGCCCACAGCGAAGTTTTACCCGAACTGATAGAACAAGGCCTACTGCCAAACATAAAGCGAATAATTGACGAAGGTACTTACCGCAAGGCAACTACCTGTTTCCCATCAACAACGGGACCCGCATACCTGCCGTTTTTAACCGGGCATTTCCCTGGTACTATGGATATTACCGGCATACGCTGGTTCGATAAAAAGGAGTTTAAACGTACACGTTTCAATAAACTGGCCATGCGCAGTTATTGCGGGCCCGAGGCAGCGTGGTTTAATACTGATATGCCTGCCGATAAACCCACGCTGTTTGAACTGATGGGTGAATCGTACAACGTGTATAATATGATTACCCGCAACGTGCCGGATGAATATGACCTGGGCAAAAAAGGAAAAGGGCTGATGTATATGCGCGCGCATTTTAAGCTGCGCCACCACCCGGTTGATGTACAGGGCCATCAGCGTATTATGGAGATGCTTAATTCAGGTAAGGACTTTGACTTCCTGTTCGCGGTTTTCCCGAGCGTTGACTGGGATTCGCATTACCACCATATCCGCGACGCGCGCACGGTTGAAGCTTATAAAATTGCCGATAACAGCCTGGGCGAAGTGCGTGCCAAATTAGAGGAGCAGGGCAAATGGGATGATACGCTTTTTGTGATGACATCGGATCATGGCCTTACCCCAACCACCAAACATCTTGACCTGGCCGACTGGATGACCGATCACGGACTAAAATCTGTTTACTACCCGGTGATCTGGAAAAGCAACCCAAAATGCGCGGTAATGATATCGGGTAATTCATTCGGCAGCATCCACTTCCTGAACCACCCCGGCGATTATGTACTGCGCGAAACGGAAATCATGGAAGCTATGGGTGCCGAACGCTTACAACTGCTGTTAAACGAAGATGCCGTTGATTTTGCCATTTACCGCGGCGACGAGGAACAAACCTTTATTGTGCACAATAAGCAGGGAAAAGCAAAAATTGCGGTAAAAGATAATGTGTTTACGTATGAACCCGTTACCGCCGATGTACTAAGATATGCAGGCAGGGTAAAGGCTACCGGCCATCGCGCCATCTTAAAGGCCACGTTTAACACCGACTATCCGGATGCGGTATTCCAGATCTACCAGTTGTTTCAGAGCCGCAGGGCAGGAGATATTGTGATCAGTGCAAGTTTAGGGCACGACCTGCGTGATTTTTGGGAATATCCTGAACATAAAGGTTCGCATGGGTCGTTACACAGGTACCACATGCACGTGCCCATGATATACAACCAAAAAGGCTGGAACACGGACCCAATGCGAACTGCAGACTTATTCGACAGTATACTGAAGTGGAAAGGCATCACGCCGGCAAGCTCGGAAGGTGAACCATTATTTTAA
- a CDS encoding lysylphosphatidylglycerol synthase transmembrane domain-containing protein, with translation MTPTTPHNAEPEKQEAKNVFNKKVIIKGAFWFALITIATIAVVFFYNNTGDTVKALSHISYKYIAICFVMLFIDLMLGSWRNHIYIRKMAPGVSHWVSFRANVANMFMGAVTPAHGGAGPAQIFVYTSNGVTFIDSFAVTLLNMGATLIFMPLAGFVAIMLMDTTEVGSMVPAMLKYGFSFFLLFLLAFLLAFWKPLWIGNIIKKIANGLSAVFPKRREKLAGWADSSFASISKYQQTCSVIIRKNPLLFPLSLVITTALYMNKYCLQWVLLLGLGVNANLVQVISIQILIQFMIYFAPTPGGSGFAEGFISTLFGKIVPAGLIPIFTLLQRSFLLFFPALIGAYVVLNLLRKQTMKKD, from the coding sequence ATGACACCAACCACGCCGCATAACGCTGAACCCGAAAAGCAGGAAGCAAAAAATGTATTTAACAAAAAGGTTATTATAAAAGGTGCCTTTTGGTTTGCCTTAATTACCATAGCTACAATTGCTGTGGTATTTTTCTACAATAATACCGGCGATACGGTTAAGGCCTTATCACACATATCATACAAGTATATTGCCATTTGCTTTGTAATGCTGTTTATCGATCTGATGCTGGGTAGCTGGCGTAACCATATCTATATCCGTAAAATGGCTCCGGGCGTATCGCATTGGGTAAGCTTCAGGGCAAACGTGGCCAATATGTTTATGGGGGCGGTAACGCCTGCGCACGGCGGAGCAGGACCGGCACAAATATTTGTGTACACCAGCAACGGCGTAACTTTTATCGATTCGTTCGCCGTGACTTTATTAAATATGGGCGCTACACTGATATTTATGCCGCTGGCAGGCTTTGTGGCCATTATGCTGATGGATACTACCGAAGTTGGCAGTATGGTGCCGGCCATGCTTAAGTATGGTTTTAGTTTTTTTCTGTTGTTTTTGCTGGCCTTTTTATTAGCCTTCTGGAAACCGCTTTGGATAGGGAATATCATTAAAAAAATTGCTAACGGCTTATCAGCCGTTTTCCCTAAAAGGAGGGAAAAATTAGCCGGATGGGCAGATAGTTCTTTCGCAAGTATCAGCAAATACCAGCAAACGTGCAGTGTTATTATCAGGAAAAATCCGTTGTTGTTCCCGTTGAGCCTTGTTATCACAACAGCGCTTTATATGAACAAGTATTGCCTGCAATGGGTGTTGTTACTTGGTTTAGGCGTTAACGCTAACCTGGTGCAGGTGATATCAATACAGATACTAATACAGTTTATGATATATTTTGCGCCAACCCCCGGCGGCAGCGGCTTTGCCGAAGGCTTTATATCTACATTATTCGGCAAAATAGTACCCGCCGGTTTAATACCCATTTTTACGTTGCTTCAACGGTCGTTCCTGCTGTTTTTCCCCGCGCTGATAGGGGCTTATGTGGTGTTAAACCTGCTGCGGAAGCAAACCATGAAGAAGGACTAA
- a CDS encoding sensor histidine kinase, producing the protein MPVFALAQNQKIDSLKRVLVAAKADTAKADTYYKIALELQRMDPAESQKMIDRSMAISQKIQYQKGLANIYSFMAVQSSFKGEFDSMKVYAEKCLQLARKNNLPLIVAKGHSSLGVYYWQTGNYSEAIKNHLAALAIREKMKDTTGISASLGNLALVYFDNQNPGEAERYGLMGLKLGKKINNSNITVSCLQLLANVYGQGGQFEKALKMDAEALLICKQHNDTRGLSQVYSNMANCYTAMKDYDKGLKYQQEVLKLDEFFGDKKQISDTYMNISAIYTEKKEFNTALSWMKKGLRLSQESKYKQGEKSGWQSLSQIYESLGDYKNALAAHQKYQAISLALVNEDSNKQIALMQTKFETEKKEQKINLLNKENTIQKLSINKQKTTIAIVVGLLLISLLVAGLVYNRNKLKQKALLQAQMLHHQDMLTKAVIDAEEHERKRIGADLHDGVGQLFSAVKMNLNGLFDRITIPREEDRFLAENTLALVDESCKEVRVISHQMMPNMLLRSGIASDLKSFIKKIDADRLKIKLETTGFNDRLESNVETMLYRIIQESVNNVIKHAKATQLDIILKRNAGHISAVIKDNGIGFDAAKPDGFAGIGLKNILTRIEYLRGTITYDSAPGKGTTVTVNVPA; encoded by the coding sequence ATGCCAGTTTTTGCACTCGCCCAAAACCAAAAGATCGACAGTTTAAAACGTGTATTGGTAGCTGCAAAGGCCGATACTGCAAAAGCCGATACCTACTACAAAATAGCGCTCGAGCTGCAGCGTATGGATCCGGCCGAATCCCAAAAAATGATAGACCGGTCGATGGCTATTTCCCAAAAAATACAATACCAGAAAGGCCTTGCCAATATTTATTCGTTTATGGCTGTGCAAAGTTCGTTTAAAGGCGAATTTGACTCGATGAAGGTATATGCCGAAAAGTGTTTACAATTAGCCCGGAAAAATAACTTGCCGCTAATAGTTGCTAAAGGCCATAGCAGCCTGGGTGTATATTACTGGCAAACCGGAAATTACAGCGAGGCTATTAAGAACCACCTTGCAGCCCTCGCTATCCGCGAAAAAATGAAGGATACCACGGGTATCAGCGCATCATTAGGTAATCTGGCCCTGGTTTATTTTGACAACCAAAACCCCGGGGAAGCAGAGCGCTACGGGCTGATGGGCCTTAAGCTGGGCAAAAAAATAAATAACAGTAACATAACGGTAAGTTGCCTGCAATTGCTGGCTAACGTTTACGGGCAGGGCGGCCAGTTTGAAAAGGCCTTAAAGATGGACGCGGAGGCCCTGTTGATCTGTAAACAGCATAACGATACCCGGGGACTATCGCAGGTTTACTCTAACATGGCCAATTGCTACACTGCCATGAAAGATTACGATAAGGGGCTTAAATATCAGCAGGAGGTATTAAAATTGGATGAGTTTTTTGGCGATAAAAAGCAAATTAGTGATACCTACATGAACATCAGCGCTATTTATACCGAAAAAAAGGAGTTTAACACAGCGTTGAGCTGGATGAAGAAAGGCCTGCGGCTAAGCCAGGAAAGTAAGTACAAACAGGGCGAAAAATCGGGTTGGCAATCATTAAGCCAGATATACGAAAGCTTGGGCGATTACAAGAACGCGCTGGCGGCTCATCAAAAATATCAGGCCATAAGCCTGGCGCTGGTTAACGAGGATAGTAACAAGCAGATAGCCCTAATGCAAACCAAATTTGAGACTGAGAAAAAAGAGCAAAAGATAAATCTGCTTAATAAAGAGAACACTATTCAGAAACTATCCATCAACAAGCAAAAAACTACCATAGCCATTGTTGTGGGGCTGCTCCTGATCTCGTTATTGGTGGCAGGGCTGGTATATAACCGTAACAAACTTAAGCAAAAAGCGCTGTTGCAGGCGCAAATGCTGCATCATCAGGATATGCTGACTAAAGCAGTTATTGATGCTGAAGAGCATGAACGCAAACGCATAGGCGCCGACCTGCACGATGGGGTTGGGCAGTTATTCTCCGCGGTTAAAATGAATCTTAACGGCTTATTCGACAGGATAACTATACCACGGGAAGAAGACAGGTTTTTAGCGGAAAATACCCTTGCCCTGGTTGACGAAAGCTGCAAGGAGGTGCGCGTAATATCGCACCAGATGATGCCGAATATGCTGTTGCGGTCGGGCATCGCATCAGATCTGAAGAGTTTCATCAAAAAAATTGATGCAGACAGGCTGAAGATAAAGCTGGAAACTACCGGTTTTAATGACCGCCTGGAGAGCAACGTGGAGACCATGCTTTACCGTATTATACAAGAAAGTGTTAACAACGTAATTAAACACGCCAAAGCTACACAGCTTGATATTATATTGAAGCGTAATGCCGGCCATATCAGCGCCGTTATAAAAGATAATGGTATAGGCTTTGATGCCGCTAAACCCGACGGCTTTGCAGGCATAGGATTAAAAAACATCCTTACCCGTATCGAGTATTTAAGGGGAACTATCACTTACGATTCGGCACCGGGGAAGGGCACTACTGTAACGGTTAATGTACCCGCATAG
- a CDS encoding YdeI family protein, with product MEQYDSRIDAYIEKSADFAKPILTHLRELVHRASPGITETIKWSAPFFEYKGVLCFMMAFKQHAGFGFWKADTLPDPHGIIQDEGNAGSIGKLVTLADLPPDDILIWYIRQAMELKNMPSAAAKAPIKKPAPKATVLNDTPGYLTELLDKNPDAKAYFEKFSPSQKKEYITWFEEAKTEATRDKRLAEGLQWISEGKTRHWKYK from the coding sequence ATGGAACAGTACGACAGCCGTATTGATGCGTATATCGAAAAATCGGCAGACTTTGCAAAACCAATATTAACCCACCTGCGCGAACTAGTGCACCGTGCATCGCCCGGGATAACAGAAACCATAAAATGGAGCGCTCCGTTTTTTGAATACAAAGGTGTGCTATGCTTTATGATGGCCTTTAAACAGCACGCCGGCTTTGGCTTTTGGAAAGCCGATACCCTGCCCGACCCGCATGGCATAATACAGGATGAGGGCAATGCGGGCAGCATTGGCAAGCTCGTCACCCTTGCCGACCTGCCCCCAGACGATATATTGATCTGGTACATTCGCCAGGCCATGGAATTAAAAAACATGCCATCGGCCGCTGCGAAAGCTCCTATAAAAAAGCCAGCGCCCAAAGCAACTGTGCTAAACGATACACCCGGTTATCTTACTGAATTGCTCGATAAAAATCCGGATGCAAAGGCCTATTTTGAAAAATTTAGTCCGTCGCAAAAAAAGGAATACATAACCTGGTTTGAAGAAGCTAAAACAGAAGCAACACGCGATAAACGCTTGGCCGAGGGCCTTCAATGGATAAGCGAAGGCAAAACCCGCCATTGGAAGTATAAGTAA
- a CDS encoding YciI family protein translates to MFIINLNYIVPLEELDLHMEAHVKYLKKYYAADVFIMSGRKVPRTGGIIIAQADSKEILEKIIADDPFYQHKLAEFEITEFMASQSHPAVKKVLR, encoded by the coding sequence ATGTTCATCATCAACCTCAACTATATCGTACCGCTTGAAGAGCTTGACCTGCACATGGAAGCCCATGTAAAGTATTTGAAGAAGTATTATGCGGCTGACGTTTTCATCATGAGCGGCCGTAAAGTGCCGCGCACAGGCGGCATCATCATTGCCCAGGCCGACTCGAAAGAGATATTGGAGAAGATCATTGCCGACGATCCTTTTTATCAGCACAAACTGGCTGAATTTGAGATAACGGAGTTTATGGCGTCGCAATCGCACCCGGCGGTAAAAAAGGTTTTGCGGTAG
- a CDS encoding ABC transporter ATPase: MEFSSHSRVWIYQSDRKLTDAEVLQAQVLLDNFTAGWAAHGHKLLTKAEIRYNRFFILIVDESQAGASGCSIDSSVNFMKKLEQQFGISLFDRFNLAYRDGEEIRSAPRHQFEELLKTGRITTETIVFNNLAQNLTELQTKWEVPFKDSWHIQLFGDLVN; the protein is encoded by the coding sequence ATGGAATTTTCTTCACATTCACGGGTTTGGATATACCAGTCGGACAGAAAACTAACCGACGCGGAAGTGCTGCAGGCACAGGTTTTACTGGATAATTTTACCGCCGGCTGGGCAGCCCACGGCCATAAATTACTTACCAAAGCCGAAATAAGATATAACCGCTTTTTTATACTGATTGTTGACGAAAGCCAGGCCGGCGCAAGCGGCTGCTCGATCGACAGCTCGGTTAACTTTATGAAAAAACTGGAGCAGCAATTCGGCATCAGCCTTTTCGACAGGTTTAACCTGGCTTACCGCGATGGTGAAGAGATACGCTCGGCGCCCCGCCACCAGTTTGAAGAGCTGTTGAAAACCGGCCGGATAACTACCGAAACCATTGTGTTCAACAATCTGGCCCAAAACCTAACCGAACTGCAAACCAAATGGGAGGTGCCTTTTAAAGATAGCTGGCATATACAGCTGTTTGGAGATCTGGTTAATTAA
- a CDS encoding (Fe-S)-binding protein, with amino-acid sequence MEQKIPTMAEMAAEGKEPEILFWVGCAGSFDERTQKITRDICKILQHVGISYAVLGTEESCTGDPAKRAGNEFLFQMQAMTNIEVLNAYNVKKIVTGCPHCFNTIRNEYPGLGGTYEVIHHTQLIQSLIDEGKLKAEGGESFKGRKITFHDPCYLGRGNNVYEAPRAALEILDTELVEMKRCRSNGLCCGAGGAQMFKEPEPGRKDINDERMLDVIEAGANVIASGCPFCMTMLTDGVKHMEKEQEIKVLDIAEITVRANGL; translated from the coding sequence ATGGAACAGAAGATACCAACAATGGCCGAAATGGCTGCCGAAGGCAAAGAACCCGAGATATTGTTCTGGGTTGGCTGTGCCGGCAGCTTTGACGAGCGCACTCAAAAAATCACCCGCGATATTTGTAAGATATTGCAGCATGTGGGTATCAGCTACGCTGTATTGGGTACCGAGGAGAGCTGCACAGGCGACCCTGCCAAACGCGCGGGTAACGAATTTTTGTTCCAGATGCAGGCCATGACCAATATTGAAGTGCTGAACGCCTACAATGTCAAAAAAATAGTAACCGGGTGCCCGCATTGTTTTAACACGATCCGTAACGAATACCCCGGGCTGGGCGGAACATACGAAGTGATCCATCACACCCAACTGATACAAAGCCTGATCGATGAAGGCAAGCTAAAAGCCGAAGGCGGCGAAAGTTTTAAGGGCCGTAAGATCACCTTTCATGACCCATGCTACCTGGGCCGCGGTAACAACGTATACGAAGCCCCGCGCGCGGCTTTAGAGATTTTAGATACCGAACTGGTTGAAATGAAACGCTGCCGGAGCAACGGCCTATGCTGCGGCGCAGGCGGCGCGCAAATGTTTAAAGAACCCGAACCCGGCAGAAAGGACATCAATGACGAACGCATGCTTGATGTTATTGAAGCCGGCGCCAATGTCATAGCATCCGGCTGCCCCTTTTGCATGACGATGCTTACCGATGGGGTGAAACATATGGAGAAAGAACAGGAAATAAAGGTGCTGGATATTGCAGAGATAACCGTAAGGGCAAACGGTTTGTAA
- a CDS encoding DUF2750 domain-containing protein produces the protein MQAELEAKYIAFIEKVAATKQVWGLKSKTGWANAEATGEEDTAVIPFWSDRPLAKICARDDWKSYLPTEIPLAVFLEDWCMGMAENGTLAGINWDAKMFGTEAGALVVAVDILNRLSAINSAITFTNYSSINEFITEISEEE, from the coding sequence ATGCAAGCAGAGTTAGAAGCAAAATATATAGCATTTATAGAAAAGGTAGCTGCAACCAAACAGGTTTGGGGCTTAAAAAGTAAAACAGGCTGGGCCAATGCAGAAGCTACAGGTGAAGAAGATACTGCCGTAATCCCATTTTGGAGCGACAGGCCGCTTGCCAAAATCTGCGCCCGCGACGATTGGAAAAGCTACCTGCCCACCGAAATACCGCTGGCCGTTTTTTTAGAAGACTGGTGCATGGGTATGGCCGAAAACGGAACCCTTGCCGGTATAAACTGGGATGCCAAAATGTTTGGGACGGAAGCCGGCGCATTAGTAGTGGCGGTTGATATTTTGAACAGGCTAAGCGCCATTAATTCGGCCATTACCTTTACCAATTACAGCAGCATAAACGAGTTTATAACCGAGATAAGCGAAGAAGAATAA